The Hyphomicrobiales bacterium genome has a window encoding:
- the accD gene encoding Biotin-dependent 3-methylcrotonyl-coenzyme A carboxylase beta1 subunit, whose product MPVIESRIGGGAEQQRKRAAYGALLDTLRERHAHVLAGGGEKLQARHRERGKIPVRERVDLLVDPLSPFLELSALAAWELYGNEVPAAGIVTGIGVVCGTPCMIIANDATVKGGSFFHETVKKHLRAQEIAFENRLPCLYLVDCGGAFLPEQDRVFPDRDHFGGTFLQQCRMSAAGLPQISAVFGGCTAGGAYIPALSDEVVMVRGTGRIHLGGPPIVKAAINEIVDGETLGGAEMHTQVSGVSDYLAEDEFAAIAKLRDIVGALNWPAPPRTPSRSVTAPLYDPAEIEAIVGTDLKQPFDVREIIARMVDGSVFDAFKPDYGATLVTGFAHIHGQPVGILANNGVLFSESAVKGAHFIELCDQRRIPLLFLQNITGFMIGTEAERGGIAKHSAKLVYAVSNARVPRYTVIIGGSYGAGNYGMCGRGFQPRFLFAWPNARIATMSPDVAATVVTELRRSSLTRGGADDSEIEKLDRETRRQFEEQSTPYYATARLWDDGIIEPAQTRDVIGLCLSLAAREIDLPGHRPVYRM is encoded by the coding sequence ATGCCGGTCATCGAAAGCAGGATCGGCGGCGGTGCCGAGCAGCAGCGAAAACGGGCCGCCTACGGGGCCTTGCTCGATACCTTGCGGGAGCGTCACGCGCATGTTCTTGCCGGTGGCGGCGAGAAGCTGCAGGCGCGCCATCGCGAGCGCGGCAAGATCCCGGTGCGCGAGCGGGTCGACCTGCTGGTCGACCCGCTATCGCCCTTCCTCGAACTCTCGGCCCTGGCGGCCTGGGAGCTCTACGGCAACGAGGTGCCGGCAGCCGGCATCGTCACCGGCATCGGCGTCGTCTGCGGCACGCCCTGCATGATCATCGCCAACGATGCGACGGTGAAGGGCGGCTCCTTCTTCCACGAGACGGTCAAGAAGCATCTGCGGGCACAGGAGATCGCCTTCGAGAACCGTTTGCCCTGCCTCTATCTCGTCGATTGCGGCGGCGCCTTCCTGCCGGAGCAGGACCGCGTCTTCCCCGACCGCGATCATTTCGGCGGAACCTTCCTGCAGCAATGCCGGATGTCGGCGGCCGGACTGCCCCAGATCTCGGCGGTGTTCGGCGGCTGCACGGCGGGCGGCGCCTATATCCCCGCCCTTTCCGACGAGGTCGTGATGGTGCGCGGCACCGGCCGCATCCATCTCGGCGGGCCGCCGATCGTCAAGGCAGCGATCAACGAGATCGTCGACGGCGAGACGCTGGGCGGGGCCGAGATGCACACCCAGGTCTCCGGCGTCAGCGACTATCTCGCCGAAGACGAGTTCGCAGCGATCGCGAAGCTCCGCGACATCGTCGGCGCGCTCAACTGGCCGGCGCCGCCGCGCACTCCGTCGCGCTCCGTTACCGCGCCGCTCTACGATCCCGCCGAGATCGAGGCCATCGTCGGCACAGACCTGAAACAGCCCTTCGACGTGCGCGAAATCATCGCCCGCATGGTCGATGGCAGCGTCTTCGACGCCTTCAAGCCGGATTATGGCGCGACGCTGGTCACCGGCTTCGCCCATATCCATGGCCAGCCCGTCGGCATCCTCGCCAATAACGGCGTGCTGTTCTCCGAGAGCGCGGTCAAGGGCGCGCATTTCATCGAACTTTGCGACCAGCGTCGCATTCCGCTGCTGTTCCTGCAGAACATCACCGGCTTCATGATCGGGACCGAGGCCGAGCGCGGCGGCATCGCCAAGCATTCGGCGAAGCTGGTCTATGCCGTCTCGAATGCGCGCGTACCGCGCTACACCGTCATCATCGGCGGCTCCTACGGGGCCGGCAATTACGGCATGTGCGGCCGTGGCTTCCAGCCGCGCTTTCTCTTCGCCTGGCCGAATGCGCGGATCGCGACGATGTCGCCCGACGTCGCGGCGACGGTGGTCACCGAGCTGAGGCGGTCCAGCCTGACGCGCGGCGGCGCCGACGACAGCGAGATCGAGAAGCTCGACCGCGAGACGCGCCGCCAGTTCGAGGAGCAGAGCACGCCCTATTACGCCACGGCCCGGCTCTGGGACGACGGCATCATCGAGCCGGCGCAGACCCGTGACGTCATCGGCTTGTGCCTCTCGCTCGCCGCCCGCGAGATCGACCTGCCCGGGCATCGCCCGGTCTACCGGATGTAA
- a CDS encoding Amidohydrolase family protein, with protein MPGWLTIENGTVLPMVRRSMIANGHVLIKDDRIVAVGAGPAPEREGLVRLDAQGGLILPGLVDAHAHAGHGLTKGLGSGSGEWMDIAGRIYARATDAAFWHAEARLSALERLLCGTTTAALLMGGGPDIMRTETPEAAEAHLDGVRSVGVAEVLAVGPNRPDGPAQYLAWSGSASRELPVSPREQLAVARKLIEAHNGKTDGTLQLALSLPVFSATDLAIPGEEAPAALSRAALRLAEETGALLVQDGHRDGTMAAAAATVGLGPSHAVFAHSIDLTEADRAALRASGAAIAHNPSALMSVFGRCPAPELAAEGITVAIGSDAPAPDRPFDLFRCMFHMHRYHATHFHDDSLLPPWQVLEMATIEGAKALNLADQIGSLEPGKRADVIVVDWAKPHLWPPVEPVQRLTRFANGADVASVVVAGRVLMRDRQVLSADPAAVLREAGSAYATMIDRAGLADRFPPLREGLPQ; from the coding sequence ATGCCCGGCTGGCTGACGATCGAGAACGGAACCGTGCTGCCGATGGTCCGCCGCAGCATGATCGCAAATGGCCATGTCCTGATTAAGGACGACCGCATCGTCGCGGTGGGGGCCGGCCCGGCGCCGGAACGGGAGGGGCTGGTCCGCCTGGATGCGCAGGGCGGCCTGATCCTGCCCGGACTCGTCGACGCGCATGCCCATGCCGGCCACGGCCTGACCAAGGGGCTCGGCTCCGGCTCCGGCGAGTGGATGGACATCGCCGGGCGGATCTATGCCAGGGCGACCGATGCCGCCTTCTGGCATGCCGAGGCGCGGCTCTCGGCGCTGGAACGGCTGCTCTGCGGCACGACGACGGCCGCGCTGCTGATGGGCGGCGGCCCCGACATCATGCGCACCGAGACCCCGGAAGCGGCCGAGGCGCATCTCGACGGCGTGCGTTCGGTCGGCGTGGCCGAGGTTCTGGCCGTCGGCCCCAACCGGCCCGACGGACCGGCACAATACCTTGCCTGGAGCGGCTCCGCGAGCCGTGAGCTCCCGGTCTCGCCGAGGGAACAGCTCGCCGTCGCCCGCAAGCTGATCGAGGCACACAACGGCAAGACCGACGGAACGCTGCAACTCGCCCTCTCCCTGCCGGTATTTTCCGCCACGGACCTCGCCATCCCGGGCGAGGAGGCGCCGGCCGCGCTCAGCCGCGCCGCGCTTCGGCTGGCCGAGGAGACGGGCGCCCTGCTGGTGCAGGACGGCCATCGCGACGGCACGATGGCCGCTGCCGCCGCGACAGTCGGGCTAGGGCCCAGCCATGCGGTCTTCGCCCATTCGATCGACCTGACCGAGGCGGATCGCGCCGCGCTGCGCGCCTCCGGTGCGGCGATCGCCCATAATCCCAGCGCGCTGATGTCGGTATTCGGCCGCTGCCCCGCCCCCGAGCTCGCAGCGGAGGGTATCACCGTCGCGATCGGCTCGGATGCCCCGGCACCCGACCGGCCCTTCGACCTGTTCCGCTGCATGTTCCACATGCACCGCTATCACGCGACGCATTTCCACGACGACTCGCTGCTGCCGCCCTGGCAGGTGCTGGAAATGGCGACGATCGAGGGCGCCAAGGCCCTCAATCTCGCCGATCAGATCGGCTCGCTCGAACCGGGCAAGCGCGCCGACGTCATCGTCGTCGACTGGGCGAAGCCGCATCTGTGGCCGCCCGTCGAGCCGGTCCAGCGCCTGACGCGCTTCGCCAACGGCGCGGATGTCGCGAGCGTCGTCGTCGCCGGCCGGGTGCTAATGCGGGATCGTCAGGTCCTGAGCGCCGACCCTGCCGCGGTGCTGCGCGAGGCTGGTAGCGCCTACGCGACCATGATCGACCGCGCCGGCCTCGCCGACCGCTTTCCTCCCCTCCGCGAAGGCCTGCCGCAATGA
- the accA gene encoding Biotin carboxylase / Biotin carboxyl carrier protein — protein MIGSLLVANRGEIAVRIMRTCRRLGIRTVAVFSDADRDAQHVAFADEAVRIGPAAARDSYLRAEAVMEAAARSGAEAIHPGYGFLSEKPDLPLLCRQAGRIFVGPSAECIVAMGPKIGSKLIAEKAGVPSVPGYAGEDQSNAALAAAAARIGYPVMIKASAGGGGKGMRRVFTAEELVPAIEMARAEAQAAFGDPALLIEKLVMRPRHLEVQVAGDRHGNVVHLFERDCSVQRNNQKVLEEAPAPHLAPAIRAKLLERGVALARAIGYDNLGTVEFILEDGFDEPWFLEMNTRLQVEHPVTEAITGYDLVEWQIRIAAGERLPALQPEIRESGHAIEARITAERADQGFRPDTGRIEGYAEPAAIRVDSGIRAGSEVTLFYDSLLAKAIAAGPNRATACARLAAGLRDFAILGPATTLPFLIDAIEHPLFAEGKATTRFIEEAFPDGWTAKRPRQRLARAVAALLWLREQEATRPNVDAWNTLSGFRLLAPSGGVAASRLIAEEEEGATKLEVRHLPGGRRLVLDRDGTIELALRVTGESFEITIEDRILRGSLAASGGRIRLMLEGETFDIAIGSEARPAAATGAGATGSGAVLAPMPGVVAEVRIAPGDRVEAGQIVVVLESMKLFTSLPAGVGGIVADVACLAGDTVQAGKRLVLIEPAPAS, from the coding sequence ATGATCGGTTCCCTCCTCGTCGCCAATCGCGGCGAAATCGCCGTGCGGATCATGCGGACCTGTCGGCGCCTCGGCATCCGCACCGTCGCCGTCTTCTCCGATGCCGATCGCGACGCGCAGCATGTCGCCTTCGCCGACGAGGCCGTGCGCATCGGCCCCGCTGCCGCGCGCGACAGCTACCTGCGGGCGGAGGCGGTCATGGAGGCCGCCGCGCGCAGCGGCGCAGAAGCGATCCATCCCGGCTACGGCTTCCTTTCCGAGAAGCCGGACCTGCCGCTGCTCTGCCGGCAGGCGGGGCGCATCTTCGTCGGTCCGTCGGCGGAATGCATCGTCGCGATGGGTCCGAAAATCGGCTCGAAGCTCATCGCCGAGAAGGCCGGCGTGCCGAGCGTGCCCGGCTATGCCGGCGAGGACCAGTCCAACGCCGCGCTGGCAGCCGCCGCGGCGCGGATCGGCTATCCCGTGATGATCAAGGCTTCGGCCGGCGGCGGCGGCAAGGGCATGCGCCGCGTCTTCACGGCCGAGGAACTGGTGCCGGCGATCGAGATGGCGCGCGCCGAGGCGCAGGCCGCCTTCGGTGACCCGGCCCTGCTGATCGAGAAGCTGGTCATGCGCCCGCGCCATCTCGAAGTGCAGGTGGCCGGCGACAGGCACGGCAACGTCGTGCATCTGTTCGAACGCGACTGCTCGGTCCAGCGCAACAACCAGAAGGTGCTGGAAGAGGCGCCAGCGCCCCATCTCGCCCCGGCGATCCGGGCCAAGCTGCTGGAGCGCGGCGTCGCGCTGGCCCGCGCCATCGGTTACGACAATCTCGGCACCGTCGAGTTCATCCTGGAGGACGGTTTCGACGAGCCCTGGTTCCTCGAGATGAACACACGGCTACAGGTCGAGCATCCGGTGACGGAAGCGATCACTGGTTACGACCTCGTCGAATGGCAGATCCGGATCGCCGCCGGCGAAAGACTGCCAGCCTTGCAGCCCGAAATCCGCGAAAGCGGACACGCCATCGAAGCCCGGATCACCGCCGAACGCGCCGATCAGGGCTTCCGTCCCGATACCGGGCGGATCGAGGGCTATGCCGAGCCTGCTGCGATCCGCGTCGACAGCGGCATAAGGGCAGGCTCCGAGGTCACGCTATTCTACGACTCGCTCTTGGCCAAGGCGATCGCCGCCGGGCCGAACCGCGCCACGGCCTGTGCGCGGCTGGCGGCGGGCCTGCGCGACTTCGCCATTCTCGGCCCCGCGACCACCCTGCCCTTCCTGATCGATGCGATCGAGCATCCGCTCTTCGCCGAGGGCAAGGCGACGACGCGCTTCATCGAGGAGGCCTTTCCCGATGGCTGGACCGCGAAGCGGCCCCGGCAGCGGCTGGCGCGCGCGGTCGCCGCCCTGCTCTGGCTGCGGGAGCAGGAAGCAACACGCCCGAACGTCGATGCCTGGAACACGCTGTCCGGTTTCCGCCTGCTGGCCCCCTCGGGCGGCGTGGCGGCCAGCCGCCTGATCGCGGAAGAGGAAGAGGGGGCGACGAAGCTGGAGGTTCGGCACCTGCCGGGCGGCCGGCGCCTCGTTCTCGACCGGGACGGCACGATCGAGCTGGCCTTGCGCGTGACGGGCGAGAGCTTCGAGATCACCATCGAGGACCGGATCCTGCGCGGCAGCCTCGCCGCGAGCGGCGGGCGCATCAGGCTGATGCTCGAAGGCGAGACATTCGATATCGCGATCGGCAGCGAAGCGCGTCCCGCAGCAGCGACTGGCGCGGGAGCGACCGGCTCCGGCGCCGTGCTCGCTCCCATGCCGGGCGTCGTGGCCGAGGTCCGCATCGCGCCGGGCGACCGCGTGGAGGCCGGCCAGATCGTCGTCGTGCTGGAATCGATGAAGCTGTTCACCTCGCTGCCGGCCGGCGTCGGCGGCATAGTCGCCGACGTGGCCTGCCTGGCGGGTGACACGGTCCAGGCCGGCAAGAGGCTCGTCCTGATCGAGCCTGCGCCGGCTTCCTAG
- a CDS encoding HTH tetR-type domain-containing protein, whose product MTANAARTAVSEMSPAATVAGGARRQILDAAALLLRQGYDATTTRAIAKQVGIKAGSIYHHYASKDDIVSAVVNEGVRVVHDAVVEALEKLGPEATPRQRLQAAIKAHLLSLLEHGDFTSASIRAFAFLPASIQDGCRAERRRYEEIWRGLIGEAAAAGLIEPTVSQDAVRLLILGAVNWSGEWYRPDGMGIDEIAQHFAASILRA is encoded by the coding sequence ATGACGGCAAACGCCGCCCGGACCGCCGTATCGGAGATGTCCCCCGCCGCGACTGTGGCGGGCGGGGCGCGGCGCCAGATCCTGGACGCTGCCGCCTTGCTGCTCCGGCAGGGCTACGACGCCACGACCACGCGCGCCATCGCCAAACAGGTGGGCATCAAGGCGGGCAGCATCTATCACCACTACGCATCGAAGGACGACATCGTCAGCGCCGTCGTCAACGAGGGTGTGCGCGTCGTTCATGACGCGGTGGTCGAGGCGCTCGAGAAGCTGGGCCCCGAGGCGACGCCGCGCCAGCGCCTGCAGGCCGCGATCAAGGCACATCTTTTGTCCTTGCTGGAGCATGGCGATTTCACGTCCGCCAGCATCCGCGCCTTCGCGTTCCTGCCGGCTTCGATCCAGGATGGCTGCCGGGCCGAGCGCCGCCGCTATGAGGAGATCTGGCGCGGGCTGATCGGTGAGGCCGCGGCAGCTGGGTTGATCGAGCCGACGGTTTCGCAGGATGCCGTGCGCCTGCTGATCCTCGGCGCGGTCAACTGGTCGGGCGAATGGTACCGCCCCGATGGCATGGGGATCGACGAGATCGCGCAGCACTTCGCGGCCAGCATTCTGCGCGCTTAG
- a CDS encoding ABC transporter substrate-binding protein: protein MKRGLMALAGAFAVLMAQAADAQTLRWSAPGDVVSFDPNAQLDSFTQNIQLMVYDTLVRRNRKLEIEPGLAASWQVVEPTRWRFKLRPGVKFHDGEAFTADDVVTTVMRTIDPDSRNKGNLATVVKAEKVDDMTVDLVLSGPYPLLLNDLTGIFVMSKGWLEKNNALKPGNTSTGVTTFASTHANGTGPFKLESYAPDSKTVMTVNEGWWDKPEHNLKRIEFRPIKSDATRVAALLSGEIDMISSLPLQDVPRVSGTQGFKVVEDPSLRLIFLGFNWKSELYADPGKKNPLLDPKVRQALWHAVDLDAIQKRIMRGKSRNTGTMVAPPVPGYVAEIDKPLAFDLAQSKKLLTEAGYPNGFKTGLTCTNDRYIADEQLCLAIAGMWTKAGIQVDVKTESKATYFPRQDRGELDVWMLGWATLPQMDGFSVLSGIFASRKDGFGGSNAGGMVVPALDDLARKTAVELDETKRRALMGEAFKIAKDQALFIPLHQQPLAWAMKTNVDMPQFPDEYVRPWFAKVN, encoded by the coding sequence ATGAAACGCGGTCTGATGGCGCTCGCCGGCGCCTTTGCTGTCCTGATGGCGCAAGCTGCCGATGCGCAGACGCTGCGCTGGTCGGCCCCCGGAGACGTCGTCTCCTTCGATCCGAATGCGCAGCTCGACAGCTTCACGCAGAACATCCAGCTCATGGTCTATGACACGCTGGTGCGTCGCAATCGCAAGCTCGAGATCGAGCCCGGCCTGGCGGCGTCCTGGCAGGTCGTCGAGCCGACGCGCTGGCGCTTCAAGCTGCGCCCCGGCGTCAAGTTCCACGACGGCGAGGCCTTCACCGCCGACGACGTCGTCACCACGGTGATGCGCACCATCGATCCGGATTCGCGCAACAAGGGCAATCTCGCGACGGTGGTCAAGGCCGAGAAGGTCGACGACATGACCGTCGATCTGGTGCTGAGCGGCCCCTACCCGCTGCTGCTCAACGACCTCACCGGCATATTCGTGATGAGCAAGGGCTGGCTCGAGAAGAACAACGCCCTGAAGCCGGGCAACACCTCGACCGGCGTCACCACCTTCGCCTCGACCCATGCCAATGGCACCGGCCCGTTCAAGCTCGAAAGCTATGCGCCGGATTCGAAGACCGTGATGACGGTCAACGAAGGCTGGTGGGACAAGCCCGAGCACAACCTCAAGCGCATCGAATTCCGGCCGATCAAGTCCGATGCGACCCGCGTTGCCGCCCTGCTTTCCGGCGAGATCGACATGATCTCGTCGCTGCCGCTGCAGGACGTGCCGCGCGTCTCCGGCACGCAGGGCTTCAAGGTCGTCGAGGATCCCTCGCTCCGGCTGATCTTCCTCGGCTTCAACTGGAAGTCCGAGCTCTACGCCGACCCCGGCAAGAAGAACCCGCTGCTCGACCCCAAGGTCCGTCAGGCGCTCTGGCACGCCGTCGATCTCGACGCCATCCAGAAGCGCATCATGCGCGGCAAGTCGCGCAACACCGGCACGATGGTGGCGCCGCCGGTGCCGGGCTATGTGGCTGAGATCGACAAGCCGCTGGCCTTCGACCTGGCGCAGTCGAAGAAGCTCCTGACCGAGGCCGGCTATCCGAACGGCTTCAAGACCGGCCTGACATGCACCAATGATCGCTATATCGCCGACGAGCAGCTCTGCCTCGCCATCGCCGGCATGTGGACAAAGGCCGGCATCCAGGTCGATGTGAAGACCGAGAGCAAGGCGACCTATTTCCCGCGCCAGGACCGCGGCGAGCTCGATGTCTGGATGCTGGGCTGGGCGACGCTGCCCCAGATGGACGGCTTCAGCGTGCTCTCCGGCATCTTCGCCTCGCGCAAGGACGGTTTCGGCGGCTCCAATGCCGGCGGCATGGTCGTGCCGGCGCTCGACGATCTGGCGCGCAAGACCGCCGTCGAGCTCGACGAGACCAAGCGCCGCGCCCTGATGGGCGAAGCCTTCAAGATCGCCAAGGATCAGGCGCTCTTCATTCCGCTGCACCAGCAGCCGCTGGCCTGGGCGATGAAGACGAATGTCGACATGCCGCAGTTCCCGGACGAATACGTCCGCCCCTGGTTCGCCAAAGTGAACTGA
- the dppC gene encoding Dipeptide transport system permease protein DppC codes for MSLAAPPRPAARRRRLQMPVSVMIGLAVVVLMLAVALLAPWIAPTDPTNVASFDLMNAELPPAFMPEGDPKHWLGTDNQGRDLFSAILYGMRVSIAIGGGAVIVAASIGVVLGLLAGYFGGWVDVLIMRVGDVILSLPTILLALLVSGIARAVFPEAGTAQWAPVILIGAIAIHEWVQYARTVRAATMVEASKDYVRAARVIGLPPLHIMVRHILPNVMSPVMVIATINLAAAVLTEATLSFLGVGMPPTYPSLGTLIRIGNEFVFSGIWWIAVFPAVTLVVLVLAVNVVGDWLRDRFNPKLKGR; via the coding sequence ATGAGTCTCGCCGCTCCCCCCCGGCCGGCCGCGCGCCGGCGCCGCCTGCAGATGCCGGTCTCGGTGATGATCGGGCTCGCCGTCGTCGTGCTGATGCTCGCGGTCGCGCTGCTCGCACCCTGGATCGCGCCGACCGACCCGACCAATGTCGCGAGCTTCGACCTGATGAATGCGGAGCTGCCGCCGGCCTTCATGCCGGAGGGCGATCCCAAGCATTGGCTCGGCACCGACAACCAGGGCCGCGACCTGTTCTCGGCGATCCTCTACGGCATGCGCGTCTCGATCGCGATCGGCGGCGGCGCGGTGATCGTGGCGGCGAGCATCGGCGTGGTGCTCGGCCTGCTTGCCGGCTATTTCGGCGGCTGGGTCGACGTTCTGATCATGCGTGTCGGCGACGTCATCCTCAGCCTGCCGACCATCCTGCTCGCGCTCCTGGTCAGCGGTATCGCCCGCGCGGTCTTCCCGGAGGCGGGGACGGCGCAATGGGCGCCGGTGATCCTGATCGGCGCCATCGCCATCCATGAATGGGTGCAGTACGCCCGCACCGTGCGCGCCGCCACCATGGTCGAGGCCTCGAAGGACTATGTCCGTGCCGCGCGCGTCATCGGCCTGCCGCCGCTGCACATCATGGTCCGCCATATCCTGCCGAACGTGATGAGCCCGGTGATGGTGATCGCGACGATCAACCTCGCCGCCGCCGTGCTGACCGAGGCGACCCTGTCCTTCCTCGGCGTCGGCATGCCGCCGACCTATCCCTCGCTCGGCACGCTGATCCGCATCGGCAATGAATTCGTCTTCTCGGGCATCTGGTGGATCGCGGTCTTCCCGGCCGTCACGCTGGTCGTGCTCGTGCTCGCGGTCAACGTCGTCGGCGACTGGCTGCGCGACCGCTTCAACCCGAAGCTGAAGGGGCGCTGA
- the gsiA gene encoding Glutathione import ATP-binding protein GsiA: MQPAALAITDLTVDYPLADGSVVTAVSDVNLTVAPGEIHALVGESGAGKTTIGNALMGLLQAPGRVAKGQIEIGGKPVDIRTGRTEGIVQGRDVGAIFQDPMTSLNPLFTVESQLGETMRHHLGLSRAEARERSLELLRAVGIPEPERRLKAYPHQLSGGQRQRVVIAAALCCDPKLIVADEPTTALDVSVQAQILKLIRGLADERGVGILLVTHNIGVVAEVADRVTIMLKGKVVESGPVAQVLGAPQHPYAKALIGAVPRVDVKLPRLPVPAQESAGTAAAREQVRARIGVGDGPQAGALAVDDLVVEYGARGGWLFGGGSRVFRAVKGVSFTVEPGEIFGLVGESGCGKTTVANTIAGLAKPTSGSVTLGGQPIGVKRGGAPRKALQMVFQDPYSALNPRLRISTAIAEPIAFYHLAATRADAVEDAALLLESVGLDREAGARFPHAFSGGQRQRIAIARALAPRPRFLVCDEPTSSLDVSVQAQILNLLKDLRDLAGLSILFISHDLAVVRQMCDRIAVMRGGEIVEQAPTEELFAAPTHPYTRELLSLVPSLDKIARDPAALGATSA, translated from the coding sequence ATGCAACCCGCCGCGCTCGCCATCACCGACCTCACCGTCGACTATCCGCTCGCGGACGGTTCGGTCGTCACGGCCGTCAGCGACGTGAACCTCACGGTCGCGCCCGGCGAAATCCATGCGCTGGTCGGCGAATCCGGCGCCGGCAAGACCACCATCGGCAACGCGCTGATGGGGCTGCTGCAGGCGCCCGGCCGCGTCGCCAAGGGCCAGATCGAGATCGGCGGCAAGCCGGTCGATATCCGCACCGGCCGCACCGAGGGCATCGTGCAGGGGAGGGATGTCGGGGCCATCTTCCAGGATCCGATGACCTCGCTGAATCCGCTGTTCACGGTGGAGAGCCAGCTCGGCGAGACGATGCGGCACCATCTCGGCCTCAGCCGCGCCGAAGCGCGCGAGCGCTCGCTCGAGCTGCTGCGCGCGGTCGGCATTCCCGAACCGGAACGCCGGCTGAAAGCCTACCCGCACCAGCTCTCCGGCGGACAGCGCCAGCGCGTGGTGATCGCCGCTGCCCTGTGCTGCGACCCCAAGCTGATCGTCGCCGACGAGCCGACCACCGCGCTCGACGTCTCCGTGCAGGCCCAGATCCTCAAGCTGATCCGCGGCCTCGCCGATGAGCGCGGCGTCGGCATCCTGCTGGTCACCCACAATATAGGCGTCGTGGCGGAGGTCGCCGACCGCGTCACCATCATGCTGAAGGGCAAGGTGGTGGAAAGCGGGCCTGTGGCGCAGGTTCTCGGCGCCCCGCAGCACCCTTACGCCAAGGCCTTGATCGGGGCTGTGCCGCGCGTCGACGTCAAGCTGCCGCGCCTGCCCGTACCGGCGCAGGAAAGCGCGGGCACCGCCGCGGCGCGCGAGCAGGTGCGCGCCCGCATCGGCGTCGGCGACGGCCCGCAGGCGGGGGCGCTCGCGGTCGATGATCTCGTCGTCGAGTACGGCGCGCGCGGTGGCTGGCTGTTCGGCGGGGGCTCGCGCGTCTTCCGGGCGGTGAAGGGGGTCTCCTTCACCGTCGAGCCCGGCGAGATCTTCGGCCTTGTCGGCGAATCCGGCTGCGGCAAGACGACCGTCGCCAACACCATCGCCGGCCTTGCGAAGCCGACCTCCGGCTCGGTTACGCTGGGCGGGCAGCCGATCGGCGTCAAGCGGGGCGGGGCGCCGCGCAAGGCGCTGCAGATGGTGTTCCAGGACCCCTATTCGGCGCTCAATCCGCGCCTGCGCATCTCGACCGCCATCGCCGAGCCGATCGCCTTCTACCATCTCGCCGCCACCAGGGCTGATGCCGTGGAGGATGCGGCGCTGCTGCTCGAGTCCGTTGGGCTTGACCGGGAGGCCGGCGCGCGCTTTCCGCACGCCTTCTCCGGCGGGCAGCGCCAGCGCATCGCGATCGCGCGTGCGCTCGCACCGCGGCCGCGCTTCCTCGTCTGCGACGAGCCGACCTCGTCGCTCGACGTCTCGGTGCAGGCGCAGATCCTCAACCTTCTCAAGGATTTGCGTGATCTCGCGGGACTCTCCATTCTGTTCATCAGCCACGATCTCGCCGTGGTCCGGCAGATGTGCGACCGCATCGCGGTGATGAGGGGTGGCGAGATCGTCGAGCAGGCCCCGACCGAGGAGCTCTTCGCAGCCCCGACCCATCCCTATACGCGGGAACTGCTCTCGCTCGTTCCCTCGCTTGACAAGATCGCCCGGGATCCGGCGGCGCTGGGCGCAACGAGCGCCTGA
- a CDS encoding ABC transporter permease, whose protein sequence is MIASIGSRLGQAVLVMLAVTAIAFVMFRYVGDPVAMMSREDASPAEKAELRASLGLDRPVLVQYGDFLGRTLKGDLGISFRNQRPVVDLLAERLPATLELVIVATILSLSVGIPLGVYCALKPDGALTRAIQTISLVGISMPTFVTGIGLILIFAVTLRWLPSFGRGDVVQIGGWSTGFLTRSGWASLILPSITLALYQLTLIMRLVRAEMIDVLSSDYIRFAKARGLPSRYINFRLALRNALMPVVTVTGLQIGSLIAFAIVTETVFQWPGMGLLFIQAVSFADVPVMAAYLLFVGFLFVVINMVVDLTYTLIDPRLRTRRA, encoded by the coding sequence GTGATCGCCTCCATCGGTTCACGCCTCGGGCAGGCCGTCCTCGTCATGCTCGCGGTGACGGCCATCGCCTTCGTGATGTTCCGCTATGTCGGCGATCCGGTCGCGATGATGTCGCGCGAGGATGCGAGCCCCGCCGAGAAGGCGGAGCTGCGCGCCTCGCTCGGGCTCGACCGGCCGGTGCTGGTCCAGTACGGCGACTTCCTCGGCCGCACGTTGAAGGGCGATCTCGGCATCTCCTTCCGCAACCAGCGACCCGTGGTCGATCTGCTCGCCGAGCGCCTGCCGGCGACGCTGGAGCTGGTGATCGTGGCGACCATCCTGTCGCTCTCGGTCGGGATCCCGCTCGGGGTCTATTGCGCCCTCAAACCGGACGGCGCGCTGACGCGCGCCATCCAGACGATCTCCCTGGTCGGCATCTCGATGCCGACCTTCGTCACCGGCATCGGCCTGATCCTGATCTTCGCGGTGACATTGCGCTGGCTGCCCTCCTTCGGGCGCGGCGACGTCGTCCAGATCGGCGGCTGGTCGACCGGCTTCCTGACCCGTTCGGGCTGGGCCTCGCTCATCCTGCCTTCGATCACGCTGGCGCTCTACCAGCTCACGCTGATCATGCGGCTGGTGCGGGCCGAGATGATCGACGTGCTCTCCTCCGACTATATCCGCTTCGCCAAGGCGCGGGGCCTGCCCTCGCGCTACATCAATTTCCGCCTGGCGCTGCGCAATGCGCTGATGCCGGTGGTGACGGTGACGGGCCTCCAGATCGGCTCGCTGATCGCCTTCGCCATCGTGACGGAGACGGTGTTCCAGTGGCCGGGGATGGGGCTGCTCTTCATCCAGGCGGTCAGCTTCGCCGACGTTCCGGTGATGGCGGCCTACCTGCTCTTCGTCGGCTTCCTCTTCGTCGTCATCAACATGGTGGTCGACCTCACTTACACCCTGATCGATCCGCGCCTGAGGACGCGCCGCGCATGA